Sequence from the Desulfurellaceae bacterium genome:
GCATCCTGTGGTCCTCCGCCCTCGGCTGCTATCACACGACCGCTCCAATGGCTACAACCTATCGTGAACCACTCTAGTCCTCTGGGAATTATACGAGAAAGGTGTCGTTGACATTGCTCTCGGAAGCGGGCCGCCGCTTCCGGTGGGTCATGTTGTCCGTAGTCTCCCGCATGTAGCTCAATTGTGATCGGGCCTCGTCTTCGATCAACGCGTCTGAGAAACTCGCCCAGAGGCTGCCTGTATCTCTCTTGGTAGGGGTCGAAGTGCGGATCGACAAACAGTATCCTTGCTGCGCATCGGAGCATCGGAGCAACACAATCCGCCATCTCTCTCGCCTGTCGTTGAATGGGGACACCTATCGGCGCTTCCCAATGTTGACAAGGCGGAACCCAGGTGACTTGTCTGCACGTAATCACCATGACTTGTACCTCTATCTCACGAGGATTGCGTGAAAGGGATGACGCGCATGTTCTTTCTCTGCATTATCGAGCCAAGTAAGATTCTCGTCCCAGGGACATCCCGACCGGTCAACCGCAGCTTGGGTAACGGCCTGCATCTCCCCGGGCTGCTGGCCGAGGTGGCGCGGCACTATCTGGGACGGGCGCTCGACGAGACGGGAGGCAACAAGTCGGCGGCCTGCAAGCTGGTCGGACTCCCCAACTATCAGACCTTCACCAACTGGCTGAAAAAATACGGGGTAGGGGTCTGAGAGCCTCTGCCCGCGCCGGGAAGGAGAAAGACTATGCCATCTTCTCTGCATACGACCCACGACATGCTGACCTTGTTCCGGCAAGAGCTGGAGCTGTGCCAGGTCACGACCGGACAAAAAGTCGTCGTCCTGTCTGAAGCCGAACAGGCCACCGACTATGCGGCGGCGTTTCTGATTGCGGCCCGTGAGCTGGGGGCGGATGTGTTTAACCTCAACCTGCCGTCCGGTCGCAGTCTGAACCTGGCGGCAAAAGCCTCTGAGGTCGGAACCAACGCCCTGAGCGGTAATCGGGCGGCGATCGACGCGCTCAAACGCGCCGATCTGGTGGTCGATCTGATCTTTCTGCTGTTCTCCAAGGAGCAGCTTGAGATTCAGGCCGCCGGCACGCGCATCCTGCTTGTGGCTGAGCCGTTTGAGGTCTTGTCGCGCCTCTTTCCCACGCCGCAGCTGCGAGAGCGGGTTGAGGCGGGCGAGGCGCGCCTGGCCAAGGCTCAGCATCTCCGTTTTACCAACCCGGCCGGAACGGACGTGAGCTATAGGCTGGGACAGTATCCGGTCCTGACCGAGTACGGCTTCACCGATACGCCCGGCCGCTGGGATCATTGGCCGGGCGGTTTTCTGGCCACCCAGGGCGCCGATGCGGGGGTGGATGGAAAAGTGGTCATGGCCAGGGCGATATTCTGTTCCCGTTCAACAGATACGTCCAAGAACCAATTGAATTCACGATTCGTGAGGGCATGATTGTGGACATTGCGGGGGGCTTTGACGCCATGCTGGTCCGCGACTATATGGCCGGCTTTCACGATCCCAAGGCGTATGCCGTTTCTCACATCGGCTGGGGCTTGAACGAGCTGGCCCGCTGGGATTATCTGGCCAGCGGCGCGCCGACGCTGGGCATGGACGGTCGGTCGTTCTACGGCAATGTCCTGTTCTCGACCGGTCCGAATACCGAGCTGGGCGGAACGAATGACACGGCCTGTCATATGGATCTGCCGATGAAGGGCTGTAGCCTGTACCTGGACGATGAGCTGATCGTCAAAGCCGGCCAGCTGATACCTGAGGACATGCGGGCGGCGAATCGCTGACAAGGGGTCGGAGCTGCCTCACTCGCTGACCTTGTCCGCTCGGGCTCGGTCGAGCATGGCCAACACCCGCTCGGGGCTCAGCGGCAGGCTGTTGACCCGCACGCCAAACGGGCGCAGGGCATCGGCCACGGCGTTGGCAATCGCGGCCGGCGGGGCAATCGCGCCGGCCTCTCCCATGCCCTTGATGCCGCTCGGCACATAGGGCGAGGGGCTCTCAAGGTGGGCGATCTCGACCTGGGGCACGTCGGCTGCGGTGGGAATCAGATAGTCCAGCAAGGTCCCGGTCAGCAACTGCCCGTTTTCGTCGTAGACGGCGTGCTCGTACAGGGCCATGCCAATGCCCTGGGCCACCCCGCCCTGGATCTGGCCTTCAACAATGAGCGGGTTGAGCATGGTGCCGCAGTCTTCGACCACGATGTAGCGCAGCAACGTGACCTGGCCGGTCTCGGTATCGACCTCGACGCTGGCGACGTGGGTCGCGTTGGAGTGGGTGGCGGCCGGCGGTTCGTAGCGGCTGGTGGCCTGGAGCTGGGCGGGCAGACCGCCGGCCAACTCGGCCAGGGTCACGACCTGGATACCGTCCTGGCGGCGCACGATGACGCCCTCGACAAGGTCGAGATCCTCGGGCGGGATTTCGCTCAAACGCGAGGCTGCCTCAAAAATATCCGTGCGCAGCTGCTTGGATGCAATCGCAATTGCCCCGCCGCTGACCACCGCCGACCGGCTGCCCCAGGTGCCCCAGCCGTCGGGCACGACTGCGGTATCGCCCTGAATAACCCTGATCGCCGCCAGGGGTACGCCCAACTCGTCGGCGGTCATCTGGGCCAGGGTCGTCTGATGTCCCTGACCGTGGGCGGTGGTCCCGGTCAGGACGCTGACCATGCCGTCGGTTTCGACGCGGATGGTTACTCCCTCGTCGCCGCCGACATCCAGACCCGAGGACTGCATGACCTCGGAGCCGGGGGCGGTGCCCTCGATATAGCTGGCGATACCCACCCCGAGGGAGCGCCCGGCTTGACGCGCCCGCTCCTGCCGGGCGCGGAAGTCCTGGTAGCCAAGGATATCGAGCGCCTTTTGCAGGGCTTCGCGGTGGCTGCCGCTCTCGATCTCCGAGCCGATGATATTTGTGTAGGGGTGGTCCTCGTTGCGGATCATATTGCGCAGCCGGAGTTCGGCCGGGTCGATGCCGAGTTGCTCGGCCGCCATGTCGATCAGCCGTTCCATGGTCAGCACGGCAATCGGCAGACCCACCCCCCGGTAGGCGCCGATGGGGGCCTTATTGGTCGCCACGGCCTTGGTCTCGACCTGAAAGGCGGAAATTTTATACGGTCCGGGAATCGAGAAGGCGGCGTGCGAGACCTCAAACGACGAACTCCACGGATAGGTCGAATAGCCGCCCGCGTCGCTGAGAAAACGGCCCCGAAAGCCAAGAATCGTGCCGCCCTGGGTCAGGGCAAGTTCGGCCTCGACAATCTGATGCTTGGCGTGCAGCGAGGCCGACAGGTGCTCGCGCCGGTCCTCGATCCACTTGACCGGTCGGCCCAGCCGGCGGGCCGCATAGGCGGTCAGTATCTCTTCCGGAAAGGTGCTGGCCTTGAGACCAAAGCCACCCCCGACATCGGGCGCAATAACCCGTAGCTGCTGTTCGGGCAGGCCGAGCAGGTCGGATAGGCTGGAGCGCAGGACGTGCGGCACCTGGGTGGATGACCAGACGCTCAGGCTGTCGGTGCTCGCCTCATATTGGGCCACGCAGCCGCGGGTCTCCATGGGCAGGGCCATATGCCGGGCGGTGGTGAAGCGCTCGCTGACCACACACTCGGCGGCCTCAAACACGCCGTCCACCTCGCCAATCGTGGCCGCACCGGTCTCCATCAGATTGTCCGGCCACTCCTCATGGACCAGGGGCGCGTCGGGTTCCAGGGCCTGTTCCGGGTCCCAGACGGCGTCGAGCGGCTCGTAGTCCACCTCGATCAAGGCGGCGGCGTCCTCGGCGATATAGCGGTCGGTGGCCACCACTGCGGCAACCAGGTCGCCGACCAGACGGACCTTGGTCTGGGCCAGCACCGGCCAGTCGCACGACTTGTAGGTCGGGTTTTTGTCGGGATCAAACTCGACCCGCATGGGCTTGATCGCGTCGGCGATGTCCGCCCCGGTCAGCACGGCCAGCACGCCCGGATGAGTCTGGGCCGCGCTGATGTCAAGTTGACTGATGCGGGCGTGGGCGTACGGGCTGCGGCAAAAGGCCAGGGCTACGCAGTCCGGCAGCGCCAGATCGTCAACATACTCGGTTTGGCCCAGCAGCACGCGCGGGTCTTCCACCCGGCGGACCTCGGCGCCGACCATTTTTCCTGTGCCGCCATCTGCCATACTGACCTCCGTTGTGGCGTGGTGTGGGCATACTACGTCCGGGCTTGCTGCGGTGCAAGCGCGCGGCTCGTGTCACACGTGGGCCAGAGCCGGTATGCGGGGAGGGGGCGGATGTCAGTCCAGCAGTGGTGTCTCAGTTTGAAAATGCTCACTCCGTCTCATCTACAGCGTCCTGGCCCGGCCGTTGAATTGACACGGACAAGCCGGGTCTGCATGATTGGCCGGTGTGGGCTCCACCATCGCATCGGCACGGAGTTTTTTCGCAACACCCGGAATAAGGAGAAGGGCTATGACCACGACTGTCACCACCAGCTATGGACAACTCCGAGGCACCGACCAGGGAGGCTCGCTGGCCTTCAAGGGCATTCCGTTTGCCGCCCCGCCGGTCGGCGAGCGCCGTTTTGCACCGCCCGCACCGCCCCACAAATGGGACGGGGTGCGGGACGCCGGCCAGTTCGGAGCGACCTCCCTACAGGTTCCCAACGAAAGCCTCACCGGCCTGCTGCCCGACCTCATTCCTGAAGAGACCCAGGCCGAGGACTGCCTGTACCTCAACGTCTGGACTCCGGCGCTTGACGGGGCCAAACGGCCGGTCCTGTTCTGGATTCATGGCGGGGCGTTCACCATGGGCTCGGGCTCGCCGCCGCTATACGACGGCAGCCATCTGGCCGAACGCGGCGACGTGGTGGTGGTCACCATCAACTATCGTCTCGGCGCCCTGGGCTTTCTGTGTCTGGCCGACGGGGTGGGCGAGGCACGGACAAACTTTGGTCTGTTGGACCAGATCCAGGCGCTGTCATGGGTCCGGGACGAAATTGCCAGTTTTGGCGGCGATCCCGACAACATCACGATTTTTGGCGAATCGGCCGGCGGCATGAGCGTCAGCAGCGTGCTCGTCTCGCCCCTGGCCCGGGGACTGTTTCAACGCGCCATTCCACAGAGTGGCGCCGGCCATCACGCCCTGTCACTCGAAACCGCAGGCGAAACCGCCCGTCGCTTTGCCGACCTTGTCGGGGTCGGGCTGGACGATCTCCAAGCCCTGCGCAGCCTGCCCGTCGCCTCAATCCTGGAGGCTCAGGCCGCGCTTGAGCAAGAGCTGTTCAACGGCCTGAGCCAGGGCCGCCCGCCCGAGATGCCCTTTCTGCCGGTGATTGATGGACACGTGCTGAGCATGTTGCCGATTGAGGCGGTGCGGGCCGGTCATGCCGCAGACATCTCGATTCTGATCGGCACGACCGGTGAGGAGTCGAAGCTGATGACCGGCATGGTTGGCGGGCTGGAGCTGTCCGACGAGGCCCTGGCCATTGCCTGCGCCGGACGGGTGACCTCGCCCGAGGACATTGCGACCGGGGTGCGGGTGCGCGACACCTACCGCCAGGCCCGAGCCGCCCGGGGTGAGCCAGCCAGCAACCACGACGTGTATGTGGCGGTGGATACGGACTATGTATTCCGTATTCCGGCCGACCGCCTGGCCGAGGCCCAGACCGCCCACACCAGTCAGGTGTACGCCTACCGGCTGGACTGGCAGTCGCCGCTCAAGGGGCTGGGCGCCTGTCACGCCCTGGACCTGCCGTTTGTGTTTGGCACCCAGGCCCAGCCGGGCATTGCCGATTTCGCCGGCCCGGGCGCAACACCGCTGGCCGAGAAAATCATGGACGCCTGGATTGCCTTTGCCCGTAGCGGCGATCCGAGCACCGGAGACTTGGCCTGGCCCAGATTCGAGGCTGCCACACGCTCGACCATGCTGCTCGACGCCGAGTGTCGGGTGGTCGAGCAGCCCCGCGAGCAGGAGCGTCTGTGCTGGGAGGGCAGGCGGTAAGTCTGATGCTGGATGATGAATGGGGGAGAGACGGTCGTCTCTCCCGTCGCGCTGTGCTCATCACAACGGGTGTGGATCGGGGCCTCGGGGGTTCACGCGCTCCGGCGTAACAGCTCGGCCAAGGCTTGGCTCTGGCGGTCCAGCGCCTGACCCTGGCGGTCCAGCGCCTGACCCTGGCGGTCCAGCGCCTGGCCGATTTGCCGTAACGCTTGGCCCTGGTCCCGCTGGTTGGTCTCCATGATGTCGAGCTGGCGGTTGCGTTCCTCGGAGGCCCTGCCCATCTGGCGCAAGCCCCACCCAATCATAACCAGCTGACCGACGCCGACCGCGACCTGTGCCCAGGTAGCGATGAGTGGCTGTTCCATCCTGTTCTCTCTACCAAAAAACCGGAGATTTTTCCCCCTCTCATTACGTTACACGATGCGGTATTTCTCGGCGAGTTGGGTGGCTTGGGTGGTGCCGATGAATTCGTTGAACTCCTTCCACGATGGACCACGCTCGGAGAAGTTGGCGATAGTGCCCGAGTCCTTGAGTTCCCTGAGCATGTCCCGGGCGGCCACATAGGCCAGGAACAGGCTCTGGACCGGATAGATGGCGACCTTGAGGCCGGCGGCTTCGAGCTCGGCTTTGGGCGTGTCGATGACCACGTTGAGCAGCGGTTTGGGCAGCGCCTCGGCCGTCTGCTTCGTGTCTTCGAGACGGAGATAAGGCAGGAACAGGAGGTCGGCCCCGGCTTCGGCGTAGGCCGTGGCCCGTTGTATCGCATCGTCGAGGGAGGTCACGCCGATGGCGTCGGAGCGGGCAATAATCACAAAATCGGGGTCGGTGCGCGCGTCGGCCATGGCTTTGATCCGGTCCGCAGCCTGTTCCACCGCGCACAGCCGGTCCTTATGGCCGGTGAAATGCTTGCCCGGGATCAAATCCTCCACATGCATGCCGGCGATGCCAGCCTGCTCGGCCAGGCGTATCGTCCGGCGGGCGTTGAGCGGCGTGCCGCCGGCGTCGTCAATATCGGAGATAATGGGAATATCGACTGCGGCCGCAACGTCTTGGGCGCGTCTCAGCAGCTCGGTCATGCTGATCAGCGAATGATCCGGAATGCCCAGCATACTGGCCGAGGTGGCAAAGCCGCTCAGATACAGAGCCTCGAAGCCCTGGGCTTCGATGAGACGGGCGGTCATCACATCGTGGGCGCCGGGAGCGAGCAGCAGGCCGGGCCGGTCTAGCAGCTGTCGGAGTCGTGTCGTGCCGTTCATGCCGTGTCCCTCCGCGTCTAGCCGAGCTGCTCGTGGACGAAGGTAATGATCTTGTCAATCGCTTGTTGAGAGGCCGGCGCGTCGGGCTTGCGAATGGCAAAGCCCTCGGCCTCGCCCTCGAACAGCTCGAGCTGGACCTGACCGCCGGCCGCGCGGTAGTGCTCGACAAACCGGTCGAGGTCGGGTCGGGGGTGGGCTTTGTCTTCGGTGCCCTGGATGTACAGGACCGGCGGCAGTTCGGCCTCCTCGCCGCGTTCCAGGGCCAGCACCGGGTTGCCCTCGGCCATGGCCTGCTCGGTCTTCCAGTACTTGTCGTGCAGGGGGATGACGAGGTCGGCCAGCTCGGGGTAGGGTTTGCCGCCGGCGACGAGTTTCTTGGCGTAGTGATAGCGCGCCAGCGGGTCGATGACCGGCCAGCACGGAATCAGGCACTGCACCCGGGCATCCACGACCATCGAACCGGCCGGCAGGGGCAGGGCCGAGTAGCGGGCGTCGTGGGGTCGCATGCCGAGCAGCACGGCCTGGTGCGCACCGCTAGAGCTGCCCAGGATGCCGACCTTATCGGGCCGACTGCCCAGGCTTCCGGCCTGGGTCTTGAACCAGCGGATGGCATAGTTGATATCGACCAGCGAGCCGGGGTAGGAGGCGTCGGGCGGAACCCGAAAGTCAAGCGCGGCGACGACCACCCCGCTGTGTGCCAGCGGTTCGTTGATCGGCGTGTCCATCAGCCGGTCGCCCAGACACCAGGCCCCGCCGTGGAGTTCGATAATCAGTGGAAAGGGCCCGCTGCCGCGCGGTTTGAACACGCGGGCCAGCAGCGGCTTGTCGCCGTGGCGCAGGTATTCAACATCTTCGACGTCTATGTCGTAGGCTGGCTTACTCATCGTCTCCCCCCTTGGCTGGGTGTTCGTGTGTCAGGCTGTGATACAGTTCGGGCCGACGGTCGGGCAGAAAATCCCACTTGGCTTTCAGGCTGTCGATCGCATCCAGCTCGACGGTCGCCACCACCAGTTCGTCACCGTCGGTTTCGGCCTTGGCCAGCACCTGGCCGGTCGGGGCGATGACTTCGCTGCCCCCGATGTACTCCAGGCCGTTCTCGGTCCCGGCCTTGCCGGCCGCGACAATGAACAGCTGGTTCTCAATCGCGGCGGCGCGCAGCAGGATTTCGGCCGTTTCGTGGGCGGCGGCGCGCGGCTGGCCAAAGGTCGGGGTGTTATACGGGATGCAGATCAACTCGGCCCCACCCAGGGCCAGGGCGCGGTAGGCCTCCGAGAAGCGCCGGTCATAGCAGATCAGGCTGCCGAACTGGACCTTGGGCAGGGCGGTGACCGGAAAGCCGAGGTCGCCCGGCGTAAAATAGCGCTTTTCAAAAATATCGGGTCCCTCCCAGCGCGGCTCAACCACGCCGGGAATATGGGCTTTGCGGTATTTATGGACCAGCCCGCCCTGGGGGTCGATCAGAGCCGCGCAGTTATGGACCTGGCCGTTGTCGCGCTCGGCATACGGCAACAGCCAGTGCAGACCGGCCTGCCCGGCGGCGGCGAACAGCGCCTGGGTCTGGGCCGGCGGAAAGCTCGTCTCCACAAAACCGTGCCACGACTCCCGCACCTGCGTCGCAAAGTAGGGGCTGAGCGACAGTTCGGGAAAGGTCAGCAGCTCGACCTCGCGTCGCCCGGCTTCTTCCATCAGGCCCACCATGCGCTCCACGGTGTGGGCTTTGTCCGCGGAGCTGGGACCGAGCTGAGCGGCCGCCACAGTCAGAGTCCGATTCATCCTGTCCTCCTTTGCCGGCTGTCCGGCGGGTGGCTACACCACCGGCCGCGAGATCACATCCCCGGACACCCGCCGCTTGAGCCAGCGGCCGTCGGTCGAGCTGCCGACCAGTTTGCCGTCCTCGACGATGACCTTGCCCCGCAGCAGGGTCATGACCGGCCAGCCCTGGC
This genomic interval carries:
- a CDS encoding xanthine dehydrogenase family protein, with the protein product MADGGTGKMVGAEVRRVEDPRVLLGQTEYVDDLALPDCVALAFCRSPYAHARISQLDISAAQTHPGVLAVLTGADIADAIKPMRVEFDPDKNPTYKSCDWPVLAQTKVRLVGDLVAAVVATDRYIAEDAAALIEVDYEPLDAVWDPEQALEPDAPLVHEEWPDNLMETGAATIGEVDGVFEAAECVVSERFTTARHMALPMETRGCVAQYEASTDSLSVWSSTQVPHVLRSSLSDLLGLPEQQLRVIAPDVGGGFGLKASTFPEEILTAYAARRLGRPVKWIEDRREHLSASLHAKHQIVEAELALTQGGTILGFRGRFLSDAGGYSTYPWSSSFEVSHAAFSIPGPYKISAFQVETKAVATNKAPIGAYRGVGLPIAVLTMERLIDMAAEQLGIDPAELRLRNMIRNEDHPYTNIIGSEIESGSHREALQKALDILGYQDFRARQERARQAGRSLGVGIASYIEGTAPGSEVMQSSGLDVGGDEGVTIRVETDGMVSVLTGTTAHGQGHQTTLAQMTADELGVPLAAIRVIQGDTAVVPDGWGTWGSRSAVVSGGAIAIASKQLRTDIFEAASRLSEIPPEDLDLVEGVIVRRQDGIQVVTLAELAGGLPAQLQATSRYEPPAATHSNATHVASVEVDTETGQVTLLRYIVVEDCGTMLNPLIVEGQIQGGVAQGIGMALYEHAVYDENGQLLTGTLLDYLIPTAADVPQVEIAHLESPSPYVPSGIKGMGEAGAIAPPAAIANAVADALRPFGVRVNSLPLSPERVLAMLDRARADKVSE
- a CDS encoding carboxylesterase family protein, which translates into the protein MTTTVTTSYGQLRGTDQGGSLAFKGIPFAAPPVGERRFAPPAPPHKWDGVRDAGQFGATSLQVPNESLTGLLPDLIPEETQAEDCLYLNVWTPALDGAKRPVLFWIHGGAFTMGSGSPPLYDGSHLAERGDVVVVTINYRLGALGFLCLADGVGEARTNFGLLDQIQALSWVRDEIASFGGDPDNITIFGESAGGMSVSSVLVSPLARGLFQRAIPQSGAGHHALSLETAGETARRFADLVGVGLDDLQALRSLPVASILEAQAALEQELFNGLSQGRPPEMPFLPVIDGHVLSMLPIEAVRAGHAADISILIGTTGEESKLMTGMVGGLELSDEALAIACAGRVTSPEDIATGVRVRDTYRQARAARGEPASNHDVYVAVDTDYVFRIPADRLAEAQTAHTSQVYAYRLDWQSPLKGLGACHALDLPFVFGTQAQPGIADFAGPGATPLAEKIMDAWIAFARSGDPSTGDLAWPRFEAATRSTMLLDAECRVVEQPREQERLCWEGRR
- a CDS encoding isocitrate lyase/phosphoenolpyruvate mutase family protein; amino-acid sequence: MNGTTRLRQLLDRPGLLLAPGAHDVMTARLIEAQGFEALYLSGFATSASMLGIPDHSLISMTELLRRAQDVAAAVDIPIISDIDDAGGTPLNARRTIRLAEQAGIAGMHVEDLIPGKHFTGHKDRLCAVEQAADRIKAMADARTDPDFVIIARSDAIGVTSLDDAIQRATAYAEAGADLLFLPYLRLEDTKQTAEALPKPLLNVVIDTPKAELEAAGLKVAIYPVQSLFLAYVAARDMLRELKDSGTIANFSERGPSWKEFNEFIGTTQATQLAEKYRIV
- a CDS encoding alpha/beta hydrolase, producing the protein MSKPAYDIDVEDVEYLRHGDKPLLARVFKPRGSGPFPLIIELHGGAWCLGDRLMDTPINEPLAHSGVVVAALDFRVPPDASYPGSLVDINYAIRWFKTQAGSLGSRPDKVGILGSSSGAHQAVLLGMRPHDARYSALPLPAGSMVVDARVQCLIPCWPVIDPLARYHYAKKLVAGGKPYPELADLVIPLHDKYWKTEQAMAEGNPVLALERGEEAELPPVLYIQGTEDKAHPRPDLDRFVEHYRAAGGQVQLELFEGEAEGFAIRKPDAPASQQAIDKIITFVHEQLG